TTTTAGTCTCATGTGGGATTATAAAAACATGATTTGCTCTACAGACTACAATTATGAATATTCATCATCGTCGTTATCATCAGTACTCTATAATGAAACTGTTAATGCAGATTGCACTGTTGATAGAGCTATACAATATAAATTTTATGATGATTACGAGAAGCAAATGCGTAATAGAACATGTGATAGTTATTTTTCAATGGATGGGTTTAAATTTATAAGTTCTTGTAATGGTGTTGTTTGCTTGACTGCTCCCGGTTTAGTTCTCCTTTGGAACCCATGTACAAGAGAAACCCGGAAAATTCCACGTAAAAGGGGGTGCATAGGTTTTGGTTGTGATTCTGAAACTGgtgatttcaagatggtagaacttgcAAGCATCAATACGAGAAAAAGAAGAGGCGTATATTCAAATCGTGAAGACTTGGAGAATAATATTCTCCGTGtctattcatttgaatcaaattcaTGGAGAGTCATCCCAAAAATCCCTTACAAACATACTTCTTATGATATTGTTTTCTTCGAAGGAGCTTTTCATTGGTTGGCAAGCCCATCTAATGGATCCGAAGATTCCAAACAAGTTTTAGTTTCTTTTGCTATGCTTGATGAGAGCTTCCAGGAAGTGCTACTACCACAACATCTTTATCGTTATAATATAACTTCAAGTGCGACAACAGTAGCTGTTGTGGGGGGATTTCTTGCTCTAATATATACTGTTTACAATATTCGAACAGAAATATGGGTGATGAAGGACAACGGAGGAAGAAATTCTTGGACTGAACTTTGCATCATGGACCTACAGATAATTTGTGAACATCCTGTTACGCGCTCGACCTTTATACGGTCTTTCAAGAATGGCGAGTTACTATTTCAAAAGTCTTCTAATCAGGATGGAAGACATCTGTTTTTATATGACCCTATTCACGGAAAAGGTAGAGCTATAGATATCCATAGTATGCCACCACAGTTTACCAAATACTATATTTCCATCAGTTCTTATATCAGGACTTTGGCTTCAGTAGGCTCCAATACTCAAAGGAAGATAACACTTAGGGACAGAACAGTTGTTTGTATGGGATAATTTCTTAAATGTTAAATTTATCTTATTTACATTGTATTTGCATTGTTTTAATGGTTTTGGCTTTGAATAAATGGCACTAGTAATGTTtaactttttgttttatttacGTATGTATCATGTTCCTAATAATATACTTCCGCTTAatgttgtaaaaggcgctggACGAGGCACCAAGCCCATCGCCTTGCCTCGTTTAGCGTTTAAGCTCTTCAGAGGCGCCAAAGGCtcccaaaataaagaaaaacaagaaaagaaaaaatttggtcaTGGCGGCCCCACTTGGCGCATTTTTTTACTAGGCGCTGGTCCTACACCTAGTGCGCCTTAAACGACCTTTTACAACATATATAACTCCCACTGTCGCATAGAAAATTTGTATAAAGTTCAACACACTGTCAATCGTTATTTCACCTTTCACCATTAGATTTTGCTACTAAAAAAGTAGTTGTAGAAAAACAAGGTATACATTATGAACAACGAGCATGTTTAGATTTTTGATTTATATAATAGTATTGCCGAAGGGACATTTTATCTGTGCCCCGGAAAAATGGCCACTAGTATATGCCCCCAAAACTGAAAGAACCAACTAACGTGATTTTGTCTTCATCGGAATTATGAACCAACCAAGCTATTGCTTACAACCGAGTCAGTCATGTATTTTGAGGATTATTCAGCCTTGGCTTTCATTCATCTGTGATATGGTGTACCAAAGCTATTCATAAACtcggaagaaaaaaagagaaagaaatggcTGTCAAAAACAGAGTACTAATTCACAGAATCACAGGTCAAAATGACAGCTAGTCAACTGTTCAGGTGACGAGTCAACAACTAAAAACCTATCTCCGGACAACTGTAACATTTGATTAAAACTTCCGTATCCTGGTAACAAAAACCCCGAGTCTGTTCACGGCACTCTAGAAGGAGTGAAATCGAACTCTCTCATGCAAATAAACATGAAACCCGTTTTTCCGTTTCGATCAATGGTCACATATATTCGGACTTACAAATTAGTTAGGTTACTCTGAGCGCGTATTTCATGTTACTTAATCGCATCGTCTTACTAATGTCCTCAAAATCATTGCTTTTCATGAGAAAATTAAGAAACTATTTATACCCGttcttttgtttcaaatttctttTAACTTAAGTTGTTTCGTGAGTGCACCTAGTTGTTGTTGTCTATGTTATCTAGTTAAATTGACGGGCTGAGATGGTGGGGAAAATTGAGAAACTGAATAACAGAAGTTCGGTATTATAATACGGGAAAAGATCTTATCTAGTTATTAATAAGGAAGATTTTATATACCAGCAACAAAAGAAACTAAGTCTTCCAAATTCTGGAATGGTGTTATAAGCATTATGTTGGTCTCGGTTTTAGATATAAAATACTAAGTTGTACAAGTTAGAGGCTACACTAATGTAGTACAGGTTACACCTTACAATTAGCATTCACTAGTCACTAACTCTGCTAGTTGTTATAAACCaagtttatttactaagatgTCTTTGGTGTCTAAATTTATGGTTTACATATCTTGGACACCAAGtcttctatctatataaatagaggcttaaacATTGTATTCTACATTCATAATAATAAGAATTTCTCCCCTCTTTTTCTCTTCACTTTGTgtcttttcttctctattttctagTTTTCCAAGACGTTATCACGCCCATTGCTCTACTAGCTAATCACACGCTCTATTCTCTAATCACACGCTCTACAGTTAGGCATGTTGCTCGCCAAGAGAACTGCTCAGATGGATTAAGCTTTCAAAACACGATACAGAGGGATATTTCTTAACCTTTAACCTTCGTTGTTTTATTAACTTTGTATCCGGTGGTTCCGTTTGATTCACACAATAGACCTCTAGCTAACTCTTGTTTTGTCCTCATATGTTGTTTTGTGTTAGGTGGATTGAATCATTAGGCTCTCCTTATCTCAATCGGAGTGCATGAGCAAAGACTCTGTTTTTATGTTGTATTATTAATTGATCAAATATTATATTCCTTTTTCTATTTGATGATGATCAACATTAATGGGTGATGATTTCTTTCCCCCCTTATGCATCGCGGTGTATTTCTTGGAGACGGATTCTATATCTTCACAACGCCTACCGCGAGAATATGATTATACtcattctcaatttttttttcttccgagGTGCAATTAAAATCCATTAACCCTTAAAGGGAGAGAAAAATACACATCGTCAATATTTTGGGGGCGTAGGTGATCAACTTTGTAAAACAAGTTTGATTTCCCCTTTCTTTTCTTATCCTTTtcatagagaaaaaaaaatccatcaaaatatgatttatagTTTCGATTCCTCTGATGaaactatgatcataaaaattgGTATTATCGTAATTTATATCTTTATGATAGCTAATCacgtgcatggttgaaaaacctacgacCAATTAATTTTGATATCTTTATCCGCTGGATTTAGATTATgtgattttactctttgatttcCATTTATTTACAAGAAACTATCCGTAACCATAAAATGGATTTCCATATGCAATGACTAAAACGACATGTTTTCTTTTCACGATATCATTCAAACGATTTTGGTATATCGTATAAACCAATTGATATTAATTTTCTCTCCTCCATTAATACTAGGATATGAGATGTAAATAAATTGGCAGTCTAAATTATTTTTAGGCCAGTATGGTTCCATTCCTTGCAAGGAATAATGATTAGGTTCCATTCCTTGCAAGGAATAATGATTAGTTTCTATTCCCTAGAAGAAACCATCGTTAGTCAACCACGAAgtggttttttttttccaaaaagaataACGATAATGATTTCTTTATGTTCTTCAAAAGAAACATTTTTCTATCGATTCTAGAAAATATGGTACCGTTATTTTGATTAAACCAATTTGCAATACcagtaaataataataataaaaaaaattgttgcattcCTGAGAGATATTTagcaatttttatttttccttcgtatatTGATCTCCAAAATATAGAACCGTCCCACTTGTAGTTGAAATACGGTTAGACACTCAAGATTAGTGGGTGCGCACCCGGCTTGTGAGCCTAAATCATTaattagtccttgtagtgacaATATTGATCTTTATATTAATTTCTTTGAATGAAATAAAGTGTCTATAATTTCATTCTTAGATGAATGAATATCTCGTCGGCCCTATAGGCCATTGGAGATTTATGTTTTTCTTGCTCTAACAAACAAATTCATggtcaattttcaatttttacgtcaagtagactataattttatttatttatttggacatttttttatggCTTTTGAAGTCATTATCTACGGTCCAACTGGTGTTGTTAAAATCCAGATGTTATTACGAGTATATGTCCTCtatttaatcggataatactctgtgatttttttttctgtataTGAGATGATCAATTTTAACTTGTGTTGTTAAAATTGTTGCATTCCTGAGAGATATTTAATCagggctcggtggtgaccttcgacggtcgagattttgcatcttgacaagaagggtagccgttgattattgcaccctTCGTtttgtagccagtggcatgaaagcatggccggcatggctttaatatggcctatttTAGGCGTGGCAAAAAGCTAAGGTTTTAGCATTGTTTgtgcgcgaccaaaactagggattGGCGTCAAGCCAAAAGGTTtccctgcgttagctggtaatcttggacggctaatatctgcgtcttagatggaaatgtggccgtcgattgttgcaagccttcgttttggaagccgtgaagggaaggtcggcatggtatggtttaggggaagcaaggtggctggcacggcatgccattggcacatgtggcatggtcggcatgccttggcgcggtttaggcgtggccaaaactagggttttggcgtgggccaaaggttaccatgcgttggttggtgaactTGTACGGcgaagatttgcatctaagatggaagggtggccgttgattgtcacacgccttcattttggcatccgtaaggggaaggccggcatggtatggtttaggtgcggcaaggtggctgacacggcattccattggcacatgtggcatggtcggcatgccttggcgcggtttaggcgtggccaaaactagggttttggcgttgggccaaagattaccctgcgttggttggtgatagcaaaaggaataagtcctaaaactatgttttaacctaaacctgcaagtatacaggatctgaagtagtgagtgagcaaataaggggaagtccacatggacaaggagggagctggtgttgttttctaaatctttctactgATTTCTAAGTTTCCTAACTATTTATAGTGACaatgactaaaagcactagggcatttgaatccacctaataatcctaagctaaggcaatacctattcaacttatgttcttgttcctttccagggaaggataaaatggataatatgccaaccattctcactaactcacccctagcataaactgtcttcttacagtacaacctatcacaggttcatttgatcaatttagataactatcatccctaacaggataaaatggataataattctagctatgttatctaattcaatcctagcatgaactgtcttctcacagtacaactcatcacaagtgcatttgaatgctttagctagtaatcatcctacaacagtgaacatcataagaacattaaattgaacagaaattttctcaacatatgactaagggtttcatctacaccctagaaagagtaattagaacatactagacatggtgaacaaatacaattgaaattactgaacttgaaattaaacaagaagtaacagtagagagcactggctattccaggcctctaaggtggttCTCTGGCTAATCCATGCATATCTTTAACACAACAaacaagccttctatttatacccaaaattagggtttacaattttcccccaaattcccaaatcaacagttagggttagggttacaacaaaattcgagaaattgatggGACAATTGCTTACCCATACTGCTGTTGATGCTCCTCTTCCTCTCCATGCTCTAGCTTCATagccatcatcctatttcaccacTTTCACACGCCAACAGTGAGAAGAGGGGTGTGAAATCGATGAAATCGATTGATAGTTAGTAGGGaaggttggtggtgatgatgggtttctGTAGTTGGTGAAGTAGAGTGGGTATGGCAGAGGAGAAGGCGGCTAGGGATGGTGgcgatggcagagttttctctacggacggtgagggagaagatgggaTCGATGGAATTTGGGGTAGGGGCTGTTTGGTTCTtttttgggtatagggttaggtactatagtgttggGCGGAGCATCAGggtttgatgaacagcgaggatgagcgttggattgtcacttcTGAAATGAATCTAACAGCAAGATGGAAGCAGgcatggagcgaccgttggatgtgtgatacatcaaaactgacggcttaaattggagttaggtactatgatgtttgacaggagcttcagagtttgatgcacgatgatgaggcgaacgttggatgatgtgatggatccaatctgacggctctcatgaaaatgggtatggatattggaaatggatttgggtaagggttttgggccttgggtatgccaagcccatatcttctttaaggacaattcttcctcttcaagcccacttctagttgatccggctcttgcaaacatcattcttcgctgcctttctgcgggagtctttgccatttctttgctcttttcgctccgtgaattaaccaggctttatttagtacctaaaaatgcaaaattaattgagaaaagtatttattcttgaaaacaacgaaaacacagaatatgggataaaatgtagaattaatgcacaaaagatgagttaaatgccaagaaaaatatatagaaatatgcactttttagcactcatcaaatatccccaaacctgaattttgcttgtcctcaagtaaaacaaaactaaggaaatcctacctataccactgtcgctggtctctcgaatgcatttaacgtatgcactaagccttttaaaccactaagtgtccctagtggacaagttgaagtctcgtgaaggtttgcttaaaacgtacctacaaagttctaggacaaaatataagctcagattccatgaaatgtgacatgtgcaagacagtagaagctcacagcaaaatggagatgtcaatctagctatcaaaggcacaatcctagcactgataacaaataaagacatgtgataagagtgtaaagtgtatctacacatgtgtaaagaaagatcggatgttatgactactaatcaccaagagatagtttctcaggctaagaaccgaggtcgaaatctacctagttgtccggactttacgagaattttgaatgagttggaggtatttcacaattactcgcgttctacatcaatggcatgcacccttccttgcttactataatacaacaaaagattactctttacatgactcttatttgcattgactactctcttttatttttggaacaagagaggatggaattgataaatacttgatttatttttttatttattttatttattttttgattttttttttgaatatatacatccttttttttttgttgatattttatttttttcgacatggtaacacttttgatacatagacaaaaagaaacaaaaaattacatgacactttgcaagaggtagccctttttgatgcacccagttaaattcgatggttgtctttcttaatgtaacctccaccttctatcccaaccaaccaaagaacaagctagtcaagtttcgttcagtattctaaagtgattggcaactaaaacttccgatagaacacctcaaggatgaggctatacatgtattggtagatcgtgcgcgtgcaagtttcttatcactatgtgaattgtgctagaatcagggtgcctaaatatctagactaagaatcctaaaaattacatatttgcacaagagtcaacatttcaaggtaaatgagctccatttttatgtttttttttcatttttttttttttcaaatttttcaatttttcaaaaagaaggaggtctgttttcaattataacatgtgatcgtggtatctataccatacccccaaacctaaactaaacattgtcctcaatgtttcaaaatatgaaaagaattataacatacgaagaggattatgctgagtagagaaaaaggaaagagaatacccgatttgacggcgaaagaaaaattagaactccgttattcaaggcaaaaatccaacagtAACTTAAGTGAAAGaacattggattagcacaatatatacaaaagaaaaaataaaagattctactaaacattacctaccgaaTTATATATAagaaattcactatatacatacagtctaaagagttgaggatcaacccaaaagacgaagtgctGAAatatagacagtttcaaacaactataattggactgaaatgggagtgagcgtgaaaaaccggatgaatcacccccaaagctatatttttcaacaggtttactttgaagcacaaaatcttttaattttaggggttcaggattcacaaggtctaactcagaatgaactttttgcgggatggtcagagaaattaattccaactgtggttctttaaagatgttatatttagcagataaatagtc
This portion of the Papaver somniferum cultivar HN1 chromosome 11, ASM357369v1, whole genome shotgun sequence genome encodes:
- the LOC113320752 gene encoding F-box/kelch-repeat protein At3g06240-like, producing the protein MSSLLLPEDIISNILSRLPVKSILRFRCVCKSWCRLFRDPNFIKLHLDRETEKENFSLMWDYKNMICSTDYNYEYSSSSLSSVLYNETVNADCTVDRAIQYKFYDDYEKQMRNRTCDSYFSMDGFKFISSCNGVVCLTAPGLVLLWNPCTRETRKIPRKRGCIGFGCDSETGDFKMVELASINTRKRRGVYSNREDLENNILRVYSFESNSWRVIPKIPYKHTSYDIVFFEGAFHWLASPSNGSEDSKQVLVSFAMLDESFQEVLLPQHLYRYNITSSATTVAVVGGFLALIYTVYNIRTEIWVMKDNGGRNSWTELCIMDLQIICEHPVTRSTFIRSFKNGELLFQKSSNQDGRHLFLYDPIHGKGRAIDIHSMPPQFTKYYISISSYIRTLASVGSNTQRKITLRDRTVVCMG